The DNA segment CATGACCCATATAATTTATCGAGTTAGATCCTAAAATCCAAGACACACATAAATAACGGATAACCCGACACATCCCGCATAATCtgattaataataaactttattggGTTAACTGGGCACGACTTATCTAATCCGTTTCAACCTCTTTAACCCATTTTATACAAATAGGTTGAGCTAAcctgcatatttatttttttagaccaattaatataatttcatatataatacaaagATAGCTAATTACAACTagattcatgttaaaatattttatgatcaatatccaaaccaatgatatataaaataaaatcaagttaGTATTTACATAAACTAAAATCacatattaacaaataaaaaattaataatttgagataTTAAATAGTCAAAtactattattaatatttcataCAAACAACAATAAAGTGATATAAAACTAAACACtttatagaatttaaaaatagaatttattcatACTATATAGGTTGATTGCAGATATTGTGGTTAACCCGAAATTGACCAATTTATTAATCGTATCTTATCAAATTAAAACGTGTTTTAATCCAAATCCATTGTATTTCCCTAGTTACGTGGATTGTTGGGATCTTAGatttaagagcattggcaagGGGCTAGTCATTGCCAAGTCTAAAATGAAACTCCAACGTGGTCTTTTGGTCATAATATGAACTTCTAACTAGATTAGTCCATATTGGACTAACTATTTTAAActctaaatattaatataatattatatattttaataatatttgatttttttaataatattataatattattatatatttttaatattaataactttattaaaaagataaaattattattttggaaatattttttcatgGAAGCAAAGCTATGACATTGAATTTCTTTCTAGTTCATGGAATATCTAGGTTTTcacaataaatttatatatatatatatatatatatatccctgctatattagaaaattgtaaaaaataatagacaTTTTCACAGTAAATATATCCATGCTATATtagaaagagtaatgctacgtcacttttgcatattttttgtgcactccactgatgtgattgactgtatcaatttttttaatactcaaccaatcacatcagtggagtgcgcaaaagagtacgtaaaaatgactgcatatcAAATTTTTGATAAGACAAAAATTGGATCCAAACTAATTAAACCACAATTTTGGTTGGAGAATATGGTTAAAACCTCTGGCCAGAGCTTAACCTGTTTTAATGATGTGATAAACTTACCCATCGACAGTTTCTATAATGGGTCAATAaacaaatttacaaataaatttttttaatctcaacccCTTcataaattaatcttgaaaaaaGTAGAATATTCAATATAGTTCATAAGTTGTATTATCAAATTATAAGTTCATAGGCTTAGActtgaaaaaaatgttacaagTTCATAAAATGAGGCTGATGTGTTACCAGATCCCCCATCTAAGCATATGGGAAAAGGAAGCTGCAACACAGCTTCTTGTTGCTGCTTTGCTCTAGGTCTTCCTTCCTCTATCAGGATTGTAGGATTCACAATCTCATGCGTACATACAGTCTTTCTAACAGACTCTACTAATGTTGCATTTTCATCAAGTTATCGGCATAAAACCAAAGAACGCTAGCTCTAATGAAAGTTCATCTTCGCACTGTGTATCCTCTTCCCCCCACCCCAAAATCTCAATCTCACACTTACAACCTATCAAGCAACGACACTTGCGTACCCaacttaaaataaaggaaaagctCGGGACCGGTTAGGTGTTTAGCATTCTTTTACACCAGCAAATAAGTTCTCaacaaatatgagatttatgtGATTTGAAGTGTGCGCTAATGTATTCAATCAATCCTCTTTCATTTCTCCACTCTCTCCCgtctcctctcctctcttctttctcctctctcCCCTTTCCCCTTCTTTCTCTCCAGCGCCATCTATTTATTCACGGTGATGCAGGTTCTCTCTCTAAATCCCagcaagctctctctctctctcctcactctcAACAAACTGCTTAGGATGTTAATAAAAGCTTAAGATCAGGCCGATTTACGACTTTTTTTACTGAACCATTGCCAACTGAgaaaaaatgatttaggagAAAGATATACTGCTAAAGAGCACAGAAGAGATCAATATTAAGCTTTTTGTTGAATGTTAGAAcacttgaggagagagagtgaCGGAGACAGGCTTTATGCTTTGCTTGATGGCAATATTGTTTAGAGTAACGATTTGGGACGGTCGGGCTGGTGAAGAGGGATTAACAGCCGCCAATCAGATTTTGACACGTTACATTTTTCACACTAAGCAAAATGAAATGCATCACACTAAATTATTGTTCTCCATAGCAACATTCGTACCCCCACACCTCACGTTCGACTCCCTGTGTGCTGGATCACCTCTTCTCTGCCGCCGTCGCCCATCTCCGCTATCGACCAACTCCGTCCCCCATTTTATTTGCCGTTGTTTGCTGGGCTTCTTGATAGTATGTTTTTTTATCTCTTCAAACTTGCTCCTTCTGGATCACCCCTCACGTTCGTTTGCTCCTGTTGTGATGTCGCCATTACAGTGTCTAAAAGCTTGCTCTGTATTTTTGAAAGCAATTtgacaaataattttttgaatgatAATGTATCTTAAAATCTGAAGATAAAGTTTGGGGTGATTGAGTAAAAATAGAAGGTGTTCGCATAAAACTTCTCAATTCTCACTTGTAATCAAACAAAACTTCCAGGAGCTTCTTTAATAACCCACCGATGGTTAAGGGAAAACCAAGACAACCAATTGTCAGGATTggatacaaaaaaaatatatataaataaaagagaggaaaaaacacCTGGGCGCACAcacattttgttttatttgaaagaatcTATTTTTTGTCTTTGTCTCAACAGACCATACTTTCAGAATTTGAAAGAATTAGTTTTTGGGTGATAGACTTTCAGTATACTTTCAGATTTGGGTTTTAGCTTTCCCCCCACTCTGTTTAAGATAAGACCGAGACATGAGTCATACTCCACTTTCAGTTGTGCTTTgcaatttcaactttttcaaaaggaCTTTAGAAATCTGTAGGAAAAATAAGAGAATGAATTAGCAGCCTCGTGCGACACAGAGAGAGGATGCATAGTGGGCCGCGTGGCTCGTGAGACGACGGAGAGAGGAAGCGATTTGGGTGGCAGGGAGGGGGAGTGGCTGATTTCGCAAATCTGGGTTAtgggggagagggagagaatgaGAGGGGATGGATCCTTTGCGTGCGTGTGGTGGAGGCATAGGATATGAATGGTGAGGAGGCTACGTGTAAGTTAACTGTTGGTGGGCTGTTTATTAAAGATTAACAGATGAACCGTTTTGAAGATTTTCTCTATTGTTTATTGCGAGTATTTACAGTATTTTGTGCGCTGATAGCACGTTGGTGCTGGTTTATTtgcttggagagagagagagagagagagagagagagagagagagagagagatcgactGACGACAAGCAGCCGACGTGGGTGGGGGAAacgagagagagggggggaagAGATcactgaaagagaaaaaaggcaaTCACCTATGTGCGGGTGTAAATTCGATTTTGTTGCAACTCCTACTTGGTAGTTCCTCATTTGCAGGTGTAAAAGAGTAATACACACCCGACCggttggaagcttctctcaatAAAAAGCTATCATTactttctttcaaaaaatataaaatgaaaacaaaaccaTCATTCTTCGGAATGATTActtaaagaaatattgattGTCGCATGTGCGCGTGTATAAATGCGTATGtgtaatatatgtgtgtgtaaacaaaacaaaaattatgggATGCCACAATGTCTtataatgaaattatatatgttatcGAGTAGCGATGCCATTCTTTCTAGAATAAAATTTGCAATAGACAGGCAGCACTACTTGGAATTTCATTTACCAAGATATGAAATGTATTTAACAAgatactaattttatttttcactactcTATAACATGGATTTCCATGCATTCCaaataaatatcaataaaacaatGTACCTCGTTACTAGCAATGGCAGTGCagacattttctttcttcaaattcgggaaaagaaacaaagataACACAATTTCTGATGACAAGATGCTAATTAATCACCACTATACTTTTTCTACTTGAAGAGTCGACAAACAAATTTGCTAACCCTGGTAGACAATATTAACCAAGGTATTATCCCAACCTGTAGTCACAACGGGAGGCCCATCAGAAGCAACATTCACATACCCAAAGTGAATCAGAATACATTAAAGATGACTCTTTCTTTTGGTAAGAAAATTCAACCTCACACAATACTTTCCTAATTTTATAGATGAGTGATATATATGTAGTCATAGAAGGGAGACATGTTTGGCATCTCCCCTAACAGTGCAGGGAACAGCCTTTGGCCTTACCAGTTACCAGCGCCTATGGTTGAGGCTCCCAACTCCTCAAGGTGGATCTTTTAACCAAATCCTCTCTTAcccaaaaagaaatatataggtTCAACTGAGTAATCAATTATGCTCATGACATAACTTTTTATGCAAGGTTTGGCCTCATGAGCGTGTACTTTGTCATATATCTGACTTAAATACATTACACATGCAAAAAATTGTTACGCATGATAGTTGAGAACCTCCACCGATTAAAGTGGTCCTGACCACCTATTCTCCAATAAAAGAACAAGATGACAAAACCTATTAGCACCAGGATCAAAGCAGATGGTTCCAAAGTGTGTTATGTGATTATGTAGGTCCATACACAATTTCAAGCACTAAGAGCTGTCCAACCCTGTACATCTGTTAGCAGTTACCATGATAACTCTCTCCATTGCTTTTTCAGTAATTGGGTTGCACAGGGTGTTCATctgtttgtaaataaattacatTGCAACTCTTTTTTAAAGACGCCCACCTGCTAAGAGTCACCCACCTGGGAGAGAGTAATGGGCAGATTTTTCAACCCATTACGTGGACGGAGGGGTCAATCTTTAAAGACGGAAAATGGGTGGGTAAGATTTAAGGGATGGATGGGTAAGATTTAAGGGTTTCAGCTTTCGATACCACTCGCCCATTTAAcattatattatgatatatacatatatatatccgCTTTCTCTCCATACCCCTTGGACTGGCAAGCCACTACTGAAGTGAGGGCAGATAGGTGCCAGGGTAGGCTGAAACCTGCCCGTAGGGGGCAGTGCTCAGCCCTAGTTAAAAAAAGATGCACTACTACAGGTATGGGAAGTGAGTGCTGGCCCAGCCATTTCTGAGAACTAGTGAAACAAATTTTAAGTTCTCTGCATAGGTTTCTATTGTAAAGTGTGcacaaaaataataagaaaagaaaacaagttAGAGGCTATTTACCATAACATTGTTGTTTACGGTACCTCCAGCCCTCCAAGACAACACCCTCCCTGCAAAGGGAAAAGAAGCAAACACATAAGTTCAGAATGCGGTAGGAAGTCTCAAATATTTTTGATTTTATCCTTGATGAATATTCAGCTTGCCAAAggcaaatttgaaaatttttttaagataattttttaggcttcttgtaaaagttgttttggtttttgaaaaaccttgaaacttttttttcccaaacATTCAGCTAGTCTGATCTTACAACAGTAAATAAAAGGATGTCATAAGCTGATCCACTGGTGGAACCAGCGATTATTTTGAGGGGGGTCCAACTTTTCTACCGTGTGacacatttatgtaaaataaaaagagattaaaaaatcttaaaacaCATAATTATCTATAAAATTAGATCTTGATAATTTTCTACATACACAATgcaataaaattctaaaaacacaacttaatatatgtttcagatTTCTAATGATAATGTTTCATGGAATAATATtcatccatttttatttttgtaattaaatatttagaatttattttcttcatagaaactatcaagtgatcttttaaaatgtcatctttcattctagtatgtaagctagtttatcaagtttcatgtagaatctagatatttttgtgtcacattaaacatataatgctataattgagaccttaaataaaatttttcttagtcaatgaagtctagaggataaaacctcttaactatttttcatatagataaTCAACCTCTAATGATTTTTCCTGTTTTTTCACTTTGAATTCCTTATTAAGAAGCccaatattgtataacaaaataCTTTgggaattaatattaataagtttattatttccgCTATACttagttttatttaattttgatgaggccacatctttgaaaatagataatatatagaaattatacaaaattttgggactataggaaaaaaattggagagaggCATTTTTaggtatattgaaattttagagAGCATATggggattataaattttttggggGAGCCatctatatttatagaattataaataaaatctagagggtgttttgaattttcaaaaaattttggggCCTAGGCAATGAGCACAACGTGGGTCCACTGCCACTGAGCTGATCAATCAAACTGCAAGTCCATCAAGTATATTTTCAGGGGCAGAAGCGAAGATGGTAAAATGATGAGTGGCAAAAGGCATTACCGAAGGGTTGCACAAGTTGCTCAGATATAGTTGCAACAGGAACCCTCCAAAACCAGCAAACGAGCACAAAATAGGTAAAAACCTATGATACAACAAAACCAATAGACTCTTCAGAACTCAAACAAGGGAGGAATTAACTTGACAAAATTTCAAATGCTCAAGAAGCACCTTAGAAAGAAACAGAACTTTCAGATACAAATCATAAGACACTTTCATTTCCTTGCTCTTTGATTCTTGATCTGGAAAACGGTCAAGTGTTAGAAGCATTATATaggggaaaaataaaacataaaaacctCCACACATGCAGTGCAATGTTCTCTTGAaagttctttgatttttttcttttcccattttAAGGATTGCACAATGGACATATGGTGGGCAACTGTCAACAATCGCCATAAGCATATTGAAAGATAACAGTTGACATGATAAATCTAAGAAGGTTTGCTGAAAACTTGAAATAATGAACCACATAGCTCCAAAATAGCAAGCAATTTTCAAAACAGCACAATAGCTCATTCACAAAACTAGATTCAAGACACTTCTATATATTATGACATGTCCTTAACATGagtatatataacttttttttcatGCGTAAAGATGAATAAATATAAGTGAATGAGCCAAGCTGCAAATAGTCTCACAATTTGCAAGTTCCTTCTCCTTGGCAGCTGCTAACCTCCTTAGTTTTGCAGCTTGTGCAAATGTGGATGGCCTGTGATCAACCAAGGAGCAAATCATATAGTTATATACAGCAAATCATATAGTTATATACAATGGATACAAGACAAGCCTAAATTTaggaataataaataacaaatgcAGGATGCATAGTCAGATACCAGTAATTGCTAAAAAACACTTTATGAAATGTTTTATCAAGTTAGTTGTTAAAACTCTTATTTGAAATGGTTAGCTTTAGCGTTCCCTGTTTGCCTGAAAAAAACTTCAAGCATATGCTCTTTCATTTTGGGTTTTATATGTTCTAATTCATCGGTACTTCAAAGCATAAAAACGTTCATAATGATATTTTATCGAGAGATTTAGCTGGGAAGGTGGGTGAATAGACTTCACATAAACCTCTAGAACTACTCACTGTGACAAGGAGCTCGCCTCTTTCAAGAGTTGCTTTATCTCTCCACGCAACTGGATTGAGACAGCACTCTTGGATCCTCTCTGAAAATaaaccacatgaaaaaaatcaacaaatcatTTAAGAATGGGAAACTTAACTAGAAATTGAATTTCATGGGCCACTGACAACAACAGGAAAATATATTCCGAATATCCAGAATAGGAGTAATTACTTGGTTCTGGCACAACAGACAATCATTGCATGGAGAGATAGGAAAATTTGAACTCCAAAATGTTGACTTGGAATCTGATTCCTTACTGGTTGTGAATTGGCTAAACTTCAAAAGGGGCTTATATTTGTCTATTCTGGATGTTTGGGATGACATAATAAGTTTCATGGCATTCTTTTCTATTTGGGTTTACCATGTATTTAGAGAAGTAAATGGCATTGCTGATTTTTTTGGCAAAAGAGGAGCTAGAGGAGCATCATTGCATTATTTTCATCCCTGCAATGTTCCAAATGAAGTGAAGGTTTTCTTTAGGCATGAGAAAGTTGGGTGCTGCTACTTGAGATGTAAACAATAATATGTTGCTATGATGTTCTGTTGTATACTTGTTTCTTACGGGTTGATACTGCTCtagttttatttagatttttttttttttaatcttttaagctTCATTTTTGGAGGTTTTGTACCAAGCTTATTTGTAACCACAGTATTTTTCCGTCACAAGAGAggaattatcaataaaattaggtaCCGTCAACGTCCTATGTCAGAGTTAGCAAAAATGGTGTTGGCAAGGTCTGTGCTCGgcgaaagagaaaaaaaacagagcatgAAGATGAAGACTTAGAAGAAAATTGTATTGATAAATTCTGTAAAAGTGTCTTTTTCTATGCTGTACAGTAACCAATTTATAGAAAGAATTGACTAtgctataaaagaattattgtaCTTAAATGCCCCTAAATAACTATACATATTGCAGACTGCTTATTTGGCAATTTGTTGGGAACTCTGTTGCATGCTTCCTGATTCTTCAAGATGTGCATGAGGCGATGTGGCAGTTGGTGTAGTATTCGGTAATATCCCCCCGCAAGATGAAGAAtggatattttctttttccatcttGGATAACTGGGAGGAAGGAAGTGCCTTAGGGAAGACATCTGCAAGCTGAAAGGAGGATTGAATGTGACAAGAGCAAACGAAACCAGCTTGGATCTTGTCGTGGATAAGGTGGCAATTCATCTCAATATGTTTTGTGCGCTCGTGGAATACTGGATTCACAGCAATATGGAGAGCGGCTTGATTATCTCAATACAAGTTAATTGGTAGGCAGATGGAGAGTACAAATCTTTGAGAATGTAGGACAGCCACTGCAATTCACAAGAAGCTGTTGCCATGGCTCTATACTCGGCCTTAGTTGAGGAACGAGAGACGACAGCTTGTTTCTTGGATCGCCACAAGATAAGAGAAGTGCCGAGGAAGATGCAGAAACCTGTGATTGAGCGACGAGAATCAGGGCATGAGGCCCAATCCGAATCAGAGTAGGTGCAGAGAATTAGTGAGGAAGTGGAGGGGAAGAGAAAGCCTTGTCCAGGTGCGTTTTTGATGTAGCAGAGAACCTGTTGAGCAGCGTGAAGATGAGTCGATGTGGGGGCTGTCATGAATTGACTTAATCTTCATACCGAGTAACTGAGATTAGGTTGAGTGATTGTGAGGTAGAGTAATCGACCAATGAGTCTCTGATAAGGAAGAGGGTCCGAGAGAGGCTGTCCATCATCTTTGCTAAGTTTCAGATTTTGTTCCATTGGCAGTTTGAGAGGATGAGTGCAAAGAGAACCAGCGTCGGCCAATGTATCTAGAGCATATTTACGTTGGCATATAGAAATGCCCCTTGAAGAACGAGCGACCTCAATGCCAAGAAAGTATTAGAAATCCCCAAGACATTTGATTCGAAAGTGATTGTTGAGGAAGCGTTGAAGGACAGCAATGGACCCTAAAGTGAGAGCTGGCAACTATGATGTCGTCAACGTACACAAGGAGTGCAGTGAAGGAACCATTGGCCATGTGAGTGAAGAGGCTATAATCCGCCTTGGATTGCTGAAAACCAAAAGTAAGCAAGGCATTAGAAAATTTAGAATACCATTGTCTCGAGGCTTATTTCAAGCCATAGAAACTTTTACTAAGCCGGCAAACATGAGATGAAGGACCGTTTGAAAAACCAGGAGGTTTGCGCATGAAAACTTCCTCTTCTAAATCCCCATGGAGGAAGGCATTTTGAACATCAAATTGCTTGATGAACCAGCCTTGAATGGAAGCAGTGGCTAATAAGGTTCGAACAGTCACTAATTTGGCCACGGGTGAGAAAGTTTCAGTGTAGTCGAGTCCTTCTTGTTGTGTGAAACCTTTGGCGACCAACTGCGCCTTGTAGCGTTCTATACTCCCATCGGTGTGATGTTTGATTTTATATACCCACTTGCAGCTGATAGCACGTTTACCAGGTGGCAATTCGACCATAGTCCAAGTATTGTTGAGCTCAAGAGCAGAAATTTCAGATTGCATAGCCTCGCACCAGTTAGGATTTTTAATAGCTTCACCATATGAAGTTGGTTCAATAAAGGAAGAAATAGTAGAGGCAAAGGCATAATAAGAGGAGGCAATTTATGGAAAGAAAGAGTGGAAGAGAGGGGAAAAGCTTTACCTGAAGAGCGGGGTATTTCCGCGGACAAAGATGAGGAAGAGGCAGTAGGACCACGGGCAACCTGCAAGGGAGAAGAAATCATGGTTTGGGAAGTAGGTGGAGTGATGAGAGTGGGACAAACATAATTGTTGAGGTGTGTAGGAGGATGATGTGGTCGGGTTGAGCATCGAGGTGGGAGAGGAGAAGTGGGTGAGGGCGCTGTTGTGGAATGTAAAGGTGGAGGTGATGACGTTTGTGTTTCAGTAGAAGGAAAGGTAGATTTGGTGATGGGGGAAGGATTAGAGTCAGGGTCTGGTAGGTTAAGATAAGAAGTGATTTGGGGACGTGAAGtgggaagaagagaaaagagtaTGGAAGGGGAAAAGGGACTCATGAAAAATAACATCACGAGAAACAAAAATTTGGTGAGTCAAGGTCaattaacttataccctttgaCACCAAATGGGTATCCGAGAAACACACATTGCATACTGCAAGGGTCAAATCTGTGGCGGTGTTGTGAAATAGTGGAAGCAAAGGCAAGACAACCAAAGACCTAGAGGTGGGAGTATGAAGGAGGTTTGTTGAAAAGTATCTCGTAGGGAGCCTTGTTTTGGAGGAGAGGGGTGGGGATTTGATTAATTAGATAGGTGGCAATAAGTACACAATCTGACCAAAAGTACAAAGGGATACTAGATTGGAATCGAAGAGCACGAGCAACCTGAAGAAGGTGGCGCTCAACTAAGCCATTCTGCTGGGGTGTTTCTACACAAGATTTTTGGTGAATAATGCCCTAGTCAGATTAAAAGTCAGTCATGGAAAATTCAAGGCCATTGTCACTACGCAATATTTTCACTTGTGAATTAAATTGAATGGTGACCAAGTGACAAAAGGACTTGATACAAGAGTGTGCATCAGACTTCCTTTTCAGGAGATAAATCCAAGTGTAGCGTGAGAGGTCATTAACAACGGGAAGAAAAAAACGACTACCATCATGAGCTATAATGGAGTGTGGCCCCCATAAATCACAATGTATAATCTCAAAACAAGCAGTTGTATTATGAGTGCTAGAAGGAAAAGGCAAGCGGGTTTGTTTGGCAAGAGGACAAACTAAGCAAGGTAACATAGTCTTTGTATTCATTTGAGTAATTACATAAGAATCATGTATGAGTTGCATTCGGGAATGAGAGGGATGACCCAACCGACAGTGCCATAAATCAAAAACACTGTCAAAGGGTTGTACAGAAGcagaaataaaattttgcaaatgaaaattttgagacaATGTAGTAACTAAAGCTGGAGGAGAGACTGGGTCTTGGAGGAGGTGGTAAAGCCCATGTGTCATGCTACCCTTCCCAATCATTGTACATGGAGAAAGGCCTTGTATGAAAcataaattagaaagaaaaatgaggcAACAATTAAGCTGGTGTccaattttacaatctgataataaattaaatgtaaAGGAGGAAACAGAAAGGACATTATGGAGGAGAATAGTTGTTGTCACTTGCACTGTACCAATGTGAGTGACAAAAGCTAGTTCTCCATTAGGAAGCTTAACAGAGTATGAAGTGGTTACAGTGATGGTGGTGAAGAGGGAGGGGCTACATATCATGTGATCAGTAGCCCCCGTGTCGATGATCCAAGAAgtgaaaatattagaagaagtAGATAAACAAACGGGGTTACCACAAGCGGAGTGAGGGTGGTTAGAGATAACTGTCTGGAGTTGATTCGCTGATGGTGAAGAATTAGGATTCTTGCTGTGCAACAAGGCTGTGAGATCTTGATATTCCTCCTTAGTCAACGAAACATTTGGATCAGAATGGTCTTCAAAATCAGAGGAACCAAATGACACGACATTTCCTTGTGGTTTATGAAGTTTGTGGCCTGGAGGATAGCTATGGAGCTTGTAGCAACGCACCATAGTGTGACCAGTCATCTCACAATGAGTGCAAACCGGAGCTACAGCATTCCCAAATTTAAAACAAGTGGCCAAAGTGTGACCCGTAATCTTGCAGTGTGTACAATAGGGCTTATCCCTTTTTCCAGAATTATGGGAGGGTGTAGAGGGGAGTTTCCGAGCTGCTAGAGCAAGGGAATCTGGGTTGGGAGCTGAAGAAGTAAGCAACCGATGGCGTTCTTGTTGCTGGATGTAGGAGAACACTTTGTAGACTGGAGGTAAAGGGTCAATGAGCATTATCTGGTCACGTACATTGTAGTAGGAATCATTGAGACCCACGAGGAATTGAATCACACGATCTCTTTGGTAGCAGTCAAAAAGAGTTTTCATTGAGCCACAGGAACAAACAAGTAGTGGATCACGAATGGATAATTCATCCCAAAGAGATTTGAGTTTACCATAATAGCTATTCACGGTATCATCATCCTGGGATAAATTGGCTAGTGTCTTCCAGAGTTCATAGATGTGAGGTCCATTTTGTGGGGAAAAAGGCTCCTGTAATTCAGTCCATATTTCATGGGCATCATCGACAAAAGCAACTGAAGGGCGTAGAGGAAGGCTAATGGAATTTTGAATTCAAAATACAACCATGTCGTTACATCTTTCCCAGAGGTCAAAAAGAGGCTCATCAGTAGTGGATGGTTTGGTGAGGGTTCCATTTAGGAATCCTAGTTTGTTCTTGGCTCGAAGAGCACATTGGATTGAACGGGACCAAGTGGAGTAATTTTCGGCATGGAGAAGGTCTATGACTAGCACCGTTCCTGGGTTATCAGAGGTTTCAAGTTTGTAAGGATTGGTTGGGTCAGTGAGATTTGTGTATTTGGGGGTGGAAGGATCGTCAGCAGTCATTCTcaccgctctgataccatgtcagagTTAGCAAAAATGGTGTTGGCAAGGTCTGTGCTCggcaaaagagaaaagaaacagAGCATGACAATGAAGACTCAAAAGAAAATTGTATCGATAAATTCTGTAAAAGTGTTTATTTCTTTGCTGTACAGTAACCAATTTATAGAAAGAATTGACTGCGCTATACAAGAATTATTGTACTTAAATGCCACTAAATAACTATACATATTGCAGACTGCTTATTTGGCAATTTGTTGAGAACTCTGTTGCATGCTTCCTGATTCTTCTAGCTGTGCATGAGGCGATGTGGCAGTTGGTGTAGTATTCGGTAATATCCTAAAAAAGTTTAGTTTTTGTATTgtcttttgaaaaagaaaaaagaaaaacaatgcaTGGGGAGCGAGTAGAGCAAAATCTTTCCCCGGGAAGACCAGCATGCAATTAAAGCAGTCAAGACTTAAGAGCCATTATATACACCCATACACATACGAGCGCATTGAGCTGCTAAATTGAAGATGAGATTCATTTAAGCTTTTTTTGTAAAGAGTAG comes from the Carya illinoinensis cultivar Pawnee chromosome 8, C.illinoinensisPawnee_v1, whole genome shotgun sequence genome and includes:
- the LOC122319059 gene encoding protein GET1-like isoform X1, producing MGEETLGHRGLLAAPLIFTIVIGFQFLSRWLEHFKKNRGSKSAVSIQLRGEIKQLLKEASSLSQPSTFAQAAKLRRLAAAKEKELANYQESKSKEMKVSYDLYLKVLFLSKVFTYFVLVCWFWRVPVATISEQLVQPFGRVLSWRAGGTVNNNVMSKLLDTVMATSQQEQTNVRGDPEGASLKR
- the LOC122319059 gene encoding protein GET1-like isoform X2 — encoded protein: MGEETLGHRGLLAAPLIFTIVIGFQFLSRWLEHFKKNRGSKSAVSIQLRGEIKQLLKEASSLSQPSTFAQAAKLRRLAAAKEKELANYQESKSKEMKVSYDLYLKVLFLSKVFTYFVLVCWFWRVPVATISEQLVQPFGRVLSWRAGGTVNNNVMVGIIPWLILSTRVSKFVCRLFK
- the LOC122319059 gene encoding protein GET1-like isoform X4, which produces MGEETLGHRGLLAAPLIFTIVIGFQFLSRWLEHFKKNRGSKSAVSIQLRGEIKQLLKEASSLSQPSTFAQAAKLRRLAAAKEKELANYQESKSKEMKVSYDLYLKVLFLSKVFTYFVLVCWFWRVPVATISEQLVQPFGRVLSWRAGGTVNNNVMRGFG
- the LOC122319059 gene encoding protein GET1-like isoform X3, whose translation is MGEETLGHRGLLAAPLIFTIVIGFQFLSRWLEHFKKNRGSKSAVSIQLRGEIKQLLKEASSLSQPSTFAQAAKLRRLAAAKEKELANYQESKSKEMKVSYDLYLKVLFLSKVFTYFVLVCWFWRVPVATISEQLVQPFGRVLSWRAGGTVNNNVMVGDS